Below is a window of Myxococcales bacterium DNA.
CAAGTCGAACTGGCATCACGTCGGCTCGTCGATCGCGGCGAGGTTGCCGGAGAGACCCTGGCCCTCTACGATGAAATCCTCTTGAGGGCGGTGAAGCGAGTGCTGGGTGGTGTGGGCGTGGTGCTGGGTGTGTACGGCGCGATCACGCTGCTCGCCTACCTCGGACAGCGGCGCATGTTGTTTCCCGCCCCCAAGCAGGCCGAGGAACCGCGCATGGACGGCGCGACCATGACCCGCGTGACGGCACCCAGCGGGCGGACCGTCTACGCGTTCTACGTCCCGCCCACGAAAAAGCCCGGCGTGACGGTCGTGCACTTCCATGGCAACGGCGAGGAGCTCGCCGGGCTCGTCCCGCTGGCGTGGTCGTTTCGTCGGGCCGGTCTCGGGTTCTTTGCGGTCGAGTACCCCGGGTATGGGTTGGCCAAGGAGTACGAACCCTCCGAAGACGCCATCTACGCGGACGCGGAGGCCGCCCTCTGGCATCTGCACAACGGTCTCGGGGTCCCGAGCCCGGAGGTGGTGCTCGAGGGGCAGTCCCTCGGCAGCGGGGTAGCTGTCGAAATGGCAAAGCGGGGGCACGGCGCACGGCTGGTGTTGATCTCGCCTTTTACCAGCGTCGCTGACGTTGCTTCGGCGACGTTGCCCCTGTTGCCGACGCGCTGGCTCGTGCGGGACAAGTTCGACAACCTCGCCAAGGCGCCCGGCCTATCGCTCCCCGTGTTGGTCATCCACGGCAGCGAGGACGAGGTCATTCCATTCTCGATGGGCGAGCGCCTGACCGGCGCGTTCCCCACGGCGACCTTGAACCGCGTCCAAGGGGCTCACCACAATGATCTGTTCGTCCGCGAGGGACGCAGGATCATCGATCAGATCGTCGAGTTCGCCACCGCCGGCTTCCACGGCTGAGTTGGCTTGCCGCGCGGGGCGTGCGGTTCGGCCGCGAGCGTCAGTTGATCGTCAGCTTGACCTTCAGCGACGGCGCGCTGGGACAATCGTTGTTCAGCATGGCCACCCGCGCAGTGAGCGTGACCAC
It encodes the following:
- a CDS encoding alpha/beta hydrolase is translated as MKRVLGGVGVVLGVYGAITLLAYLGQRRMLFPAPKQAEEPRMDGATMTRVTAPSGRTVYAFYVPPTKKPGVTVVHFHGNGEELAGLVPLAWSFRRAGLGFFAVEYPGYGLAKEYEPSEDAIYADAEAALWHLHNGLGVPSPEVVLEGQSLGSGVAVEMAKRGHGARLVLISPFTSVADVASATLPLLPTRWLVRDKFDNLAKAPGLSLPVLVIHGSEDEVIPFSMGERLTGAFPTATLNRVQGAHHNDLFVREGRRIIDQIVEFATAGFHG